GCTTAAAAAAAAAGAAATATGAGTCATTAGAAAGGTAGCGATACATAATTACCTTTCATAACGACTGTTTTTGTATTCCAGTTGTTTATTACGCCGAATCTGTTCCTGGAACTTGTAGTATCTACACTGTACCATCGACCGTTTACCCAAACTTCAGCCCACACATGTCCGTAGGTGTTACCACTTGTAAATGTACATCTTCCATGCATATATTTTGCAGGGATGCCTGCAGCTCTTGAAAGAGCAATTAAAAGATGGGCTTGATCTACACAGTTTCCTGTTCTATCATTTAAGGTTCTTAGTGCACCCCTTCTGGTGTTAGGGTAGAAAGAATAGCTGATGTTATCCCTTACCCAGTTGAAGATTGCAACTGATTTGTCGTAGGCTGATGTTTTGCCATTTGTTATTGAAGCTGCTAACGCTTTGATTTTTGGATCGTTTACCTGGCAGTTTAGAGTTGCTGCAAGGTATTTCTGTAACTCTGCGGGCACTGGTGGCGCTGGGGGTGAAGCAACCTCTCTCCATGGAACTACTGAAACATAATTGGGCAGCCTACTATTGGCATCCTGGAAGCTTAGTACCTTTGAAAACATGTAAATCAATGATTCAAACCTCACTTCGCCAAGAGGAGTGGTTACATGATTTGGTAGGGCTCCGTTTGCATCTATGAAAGCTTTAACTCTCTTTGCAATATCTATGTATCCTGCCTGATCTATGGTTCCTTTGTTTATGTTTTCATTGGGTGTTGCTGGTGCATTCACTGTTTTAAGTGATATCAGTGCGTATGATCCTTCTTTAACTTCAATTGTACCCATAACCAGTAATCTCAAGAAGTCAGATACTGCAACCTGACTGTTACCTACTGTTACATAGTTTGGTAGTTTGTGGTTGGTTTCAATGTAATTTTTCACATTTGCTGCTGCCTTTTTAATTTGATCCACTGTAAATTTTGTCACTGATAAATCAGCTGTAGTGGGCGGCGAAATTTTCATATTTGGATCCATTGTAACGTAATTTGGTAGTCTGTTTTTGGAATTGTGGAAATTGAGTATTTTTGAATATATGTAGACTAAATGTTCATATGGAATTTTTCCAAGCGTGGTAGTAGCATAGTTTGGTGCCTGACCATTTGTATCAATGAATGAATTGATTCTATTTGTCATGTCAATGTATGCTGTTTTAGTGATACTTCCACTTTTAAATGATCCTGTAGAATTCTGGGGTGCCATAACATTTTTAAGTGTTAATGGTGATGTAATTCCATTGTTTAACTGTAAAACACTTTTAGTCATCAAATTTAAGAAATCTGACATTTTTACTCTGGTTGTGGCAACAGTTACATAGTTTGGTAGCCTTTTGTTGGTTTCAATGAAAGTCTTTAACCTGCTTGCTGCGTCCTTAACTTCATTTAAGGTAAATGCTGGTGGTTTTAAAAAGTCCTGACTGATCAGTCCATATCTGAATAATACATATCCAGATGCACCGTTTTCAATAGCAGATTGAACATCTTTATGTAATTCGTCTGCAGTTAATAGCGTTGTATCATAATCTGAGACATATGTCTGTAGACCCGCTAAAACTGGTATTTTATTGCCGTTTGCATTTACTGCGTGGTCAACAATGTATTTTGTTGCTGTACCGATCCATGAAGTGTCTTTCCCATAATTTCCTTTGTAGATCATTGGAGCCAGGAAATCAACGTATTTTGCAAGTTGTCCATAGTCCTGCCCGTATTGATTTGCATTAGATGCTCCTTCAGGCATTACCGCTGCTGAAAGCGCTACCTTTGGTTTTTTAGCCTGTATCAACTGTTTTACATCTCTAACAAATGAGGTGATTACTTCAGTTCCATTGTGTTTGTAAGCTGCATTATCTCCAACTCCAGAATATCTTACATAATCAAGGTGTATACCATTGATGTTGTAGTTTAATATATCTGAAATTGCATTTAAGAGATGAGAACGCTGGGTTGAGTTAGCTGGATTAATCCATTTACCATTAGCATCCTTAAAACATGTTATCCATGCATGAATTCTTATGCCTGAATTCTGGAATTTGTTTAAAATATCTTTTAAAACACCGTGGTAAGTAGGAGCTGAGATTAGATTGGTTTTTACGAAAATGTCTGTAATGTTGGCATTTTTAAGTTCAGCTACAGTGATATTCCCTGCATCTTCAGCTTTTAGCCAGATACCTCGAATATTGGTGTAATTTTCCCCACCTGCAGCCTGTGGTTCTTGATTTACTGTATCTTCAGTATTCTGACTTGATTCTGTATTTACTGAATCTTGACTGAATTCATTTTGTACATTTTCTGTGCTAATTTTTGAATTATCAACAGTCTGATGGACTGGAATAGCATCTGAAATTTTGCGAGTCTCTGTATTTTGATTTGTTTGCGTTACTTCTGATTCATTTTGTGATGTTTTTTCTGTTATAGAACTGTTTCCAGTAGTTTGTGGTATTTTATCAGTGGCTTGCTCTGTTTTTTGCGTTTCTGTAGAGCTATTTTTTACAGATTCTGATTTGTATTCATTTGTTGTTGTATTTTTTTCAATACTTACGGAATTTGTGATATTTTCCGCTGTTTGCTGATTATCTACTGCAGCGAATGAACTACCTACAGTAGACATTGCTATCAAGCAAATAATCAGCATTACAAGCAACGAGTGTCGCTTGATTATACCGCCTCCTATTATATCTAAATTGTAAATATAAACCTTATTCAAGGTTTTTTATTTACAAAGGTGCATAGTGAATTATGGCATATAAATCTTTTGGTCCAAAATCAAAAATAAAAGACTGCTTTAGCTTTTTTTAGGATTTAAAACTTTTTAAATGGTTTTTAAAAAGTAGGATCAGTGACCATGATCATCCCTAACCCTTCCTTATATTTGAAATAATCCAAAACAGGATAATAACTAATATTGCTATTTATAAACATTTATTGTGTTATATAATATTTTAAAAGGATATCTTAAACTATTTAAGCTTTAATTTTAAAATAAGTGAAATTAATAGCTATTCAAAGTATTTAAGACCAAAAATTGGATTTTGGTTTTATGTCTTTTTGGCTATATTGACTTATTTTAATTTTATAATTCTTAAATAGCTTCTAAAATTAATTAAGCAATGAATTAGATGTTTTAATTCAAAATAAACTAATAAATTTTCTAAAATGCCATTTATCTTATAATTTTATAAAAATATTTATTAAAAAGGACCAGAAAATGATAATATATTAAAATAATTAAAAATAATATATATAATAATAAAGTATTAAATTCTATTAGAAGTTGAATGATCTAAAACTTTAAAAAGTGGAAAAAAAGTTGGTCCTAAAAAAAGAAATTGGGTTAGAATGATAGTACGCTATAAATTCCTTTCCATGCTAATACAACTCCTTTCATACCACTAAATGTGTTTCTGTTTTTAAAGAGCTTAAAATAAAAAAATTAGAAGGGTAATTCCGAATAAATTCCCTTCATGATCACTGTATTCCTGTTCCAGTGGTTAATAGAGCCAAATGTGTTTCTGGAACTTGTAGCATCTGCATCATACCAGTTTCCATTTATATAGAACTGTGCCCATACGTGTCCGTATACCTTACCGCTTGTAAATGTACATGTTCCGTGCATGTATTTTGCTGGAATTCCCGCTGCTCTGGCAAGTGCTATCAACAAATGCGAGTGGTCAACACAATTACCCTCCCTGTTCCGGTATGCGTTTACAGCCCCGTATTTGGTATTGTAGTAGAATGAATAGCTCAGGTTATCTCTTACCCAGTTAAAGATCTTTACACCTTTATTATAGGTTGAACCTGCACCATTTGTTAGCGATGAGGAAAGTGCTTTAATGCGATAATCATCTATTTGACAATTTGCCGTTTTTTGAAGGTATTTTTGCAAATCAGCAGGCACTGGTATGGAATCAGTTTTCCATGGCTCTAAAGTAACGTGTCCAGGTAATCTGTTATTTGTGTTATAGAAGTTCAACACTTTTGCCATCATGTAAATGGTTGATTCATACTGAATTTTTCCAAGAGAACTTGTCACGTAATTTGGGGAAATTCCGTCCGAATCTATAAATGATTTAATTCTTTGGGCTATATCCAGGAGCTCTGCTTTATTAATTTGTCCGTTTATATTGTCTCCACCAGGATGTGAAGGTGGATTTACATCTTTAAATGATACATGTGTTTTAATTCCAGTATCCAGTTGCAGGACACTCACTGACATTATCCTTAACATTTCAG
The sequence above is a segment of the Methanobacterium sp. genome. Coding sequences within it:
- a CDS encoding pseudomurein-binding repeat-containing protein, whose translation is MSTVGSSFAAVDNQQTAENITNSVSIEKNTTTNEYKSESVKNSSTETQKTEQATDKIPQTTGNSSITEKTSQNESEVTQTNQNTETRKISDAIPVHQTVDNSKISTENVQNEFSQDSVNTESSQNTEDTVNQEPQAAGGENYTNIRGIWLKAEDAGNITVAELKNANITDIFVKTNLISAPTYHGVLKDILNKFQNSGIRIHAWITCFKDANGKWINPANSTQRSHLLNAISDILNYNINGIHLDYVRYSGVGDNAAYKHNGTEVITSFVRDVKQLIQAKKPKVALSAAVMPEGASNANQYGQDYGQLAKYVDFLAPMIYKGNYGKDTSWIGTATKYIVDHAVNANGNKIPVLAGLQTYVSDYDTTLLTADELHKDVQSAIENGASGYVLFRYGLISQDFLKPPAFTLNEVKDAASRLKTFIETNKRLPNYVTVATTRVKMSDFLNLMTKSVLQLNNGITSPLTLKNVMAPQNSTGSFKSGSITKTAYIDMTNRINSFIDTNGQAPNYATTTLGKIPYEHLVYIYSKILNFHNSKNRLPNYVTMDPNMKISPPTTADLSVTKFTVDQIKKAAANVKNYIETNHKLPNYVTVGNSQVAVSDFLRLLVMGTIEVKEGSYALISLKTVNAPATPNENINKGTIDQAGYIDIAKRVKAFIDANGALPNHVTTPLGEVRFESLIYMFSKVLSFQDANSRLPNYVSVVPWREVASPPAPPVPAELQKYLAATLNCQVNDPKIKALAASITNGKTSAYDKSVAIFNWVRDNISYSFYPNTRRGALRTLNDRTGNCVDQAHLLIALSRAAGIPAKYMHGRCTFTSGNTYGHVWAEVWVNGRWYSVDTTSSRNRFGVINNWNTKTVVMKGNYVSLPF